The following DNA comes from Candidatus Poribacteria bacterium.
GACTTTCCCCCGAAACCCTTGAACTTTCACAACCCGCATCTTATACACATATCAAGGATATTGTCAAAAGTGAACATGTCCAACTCACCTAAAAGGAACGAAAAATGACACCAGAACAACGTTATCTATTTGACGTTACAGGCTATTTACACATCAAAGGGGCAGTCAAAGGGGATGCCCTCAAGGAGGCACAAGAGGCTGTGGATCGATATATTCATACGCCCCTTGATGAACGTCCCGAAGAATTTACGACGCGTCCCCGCGACTTAGAACCCGGCAAAGGTGGAAGATACGAACACGGATTCGCCTTTGACCGTTCACTTGAGGCGATGACGGTGCATCCGGCTATCTGGCCCCTTATCAAAGAGTTCACCTTCGATAAGCCGCGGTTTGTTACTGGCACTCTCACCCTTGAACAGCACAATCCGGACAGACTCGCGATGGGAACAAATCCAGCAGGTTTGCACTGCGCACGCGAGGGACGGCACTGGCTCACCCGCTATGAAGTTCAGAATAGCCAGATCTACTGCAACGACTTCGTGGCGTTCTTCTATTTGACAGATGTGGAGCCCGGCGACGGTGGGCTTATCGTCATCCCGGGTTCGCATAAGAGCAAATTCGAGAGACCTGAAGACCTTCTCACCCCAGGCCCCGACGGCATTGATCCTGAACCAGATGATGTTTTCACCAATCTCACACCTAAGGCGGGTGATTTTCTCGTCATCTCTGAACTCTTGACGCACGGTGTCTTACGGTGGAAACCGAAGGATCGAGACAGACGTTTCCTTATTCTCCGCTATCGTCCGCAATACGACGGTAAGCAAAGTTTACCAGAGAAAATCGTCAACCGTTTAACACCTGAAGTTCAAGAACTCGTGCAAACGGCATCCTATGGACATACAAAAGAGATCGTCAAACAAGACGTTGTGAAGTTGACAGTTTAGCGGAAACTTTTCACGATAGGAACAATCTCCTGATCTCAACAGCGAAACGCAATGGAGGAATCCAATGGGAACACAATACCGTGTTTGTATTGTTGGCTGTGGCAGAATGGGTGGTACAATTGATGAGGAAGTCCGTGCGACACCACACGGCGCGTTACCCTATTCGCACGCAGCGGGATATACTGCTTTCG
Coding sequences within:
- a CDS encoding phytanoyl-CoA dioxygenase family protein, encoding MTPEQRYLFDVTGYLHIKGAVKGDALKEAQEAVDRYIHTPLDERPEEFTTRPRDLEPGKGGRYEHGFAFDRSLEAMTVHPAIWPLIKEFTFDKPRFVTGTLTLEQHNPDRLAMGTNPAGLHCAREGRHWLTRYEVQNSQIYCNDFVAFFYLTDVEPGDGGLIVIPGSHKSKFERPEDLLTPGPDGIDPEPDDVFTNLTPKAGDFLVISELLTHGVLRWKPKDRDRRFLILRYRPQYDGKQSLPEKIVNRLTPEVQELVQTASYGHTKEIVKQDVVKLTV